One window of Brevibacterium pigmentatum genomic DNA carries:
- a CDS encoding ATP-dependent helicase, which yields MRFTAERLAELTAADPAQAFPPSPEQKVIIEADPAQSMKVTAGAGSGKTTVISQRVVWLVANEYVSPEEILGLTFTRKAVGELGGRIRLLLSRLRHNLGRGQDLSLPGLDNPTVSTYNSYAASIVSEHGVSIGIEPETVLLDDAAAHTIAGNLIDSTPPDEIPGDFSRETMIADIIALAGQMNDHGRDVDEVTNYLEQCLAALVSSKGKPVDPNGRRAKLEAKIRTARLADAYMRAKRRNLAMDFSDQVRFAQRILDEVPAAAEAERARWKIVLLDEFQDTSVAQLKLLRDLFHSTAVTAVGDPRQAIYGWRGASADNMVRFSSDFRDVESLSLSTSWRNDRTILQAANRIAAGLADSNESPLSARDGAGDGEVSVEINSGAHDPDFLTNGLRALTEWFRTVPVGSSKAVLCRKRAHFAPVAAALEAAGFAVHVHGSSGLLTDPFVADLRAVLTAAVDPMAGDEIMRLISGRMLGLGAGDIAGLQAFTRRQTERRAADRAEPATEDVIAEAIDQATIVEGIDELIEVQRALDQGARTGADKGLVADYEQSGLSSEALHRLVRLARALRATRSGTGTVASIIRTAMSETGIDSDIWGLSDSPRNLHRASVDAFLSAASQYSATDDKPSITGFLSWLSLMEAHDALSVAEPTTAADAINIMTVHASKGLEFDAVAVPSLVVKDFPTEPRDKEGWMDRTALPYPLRGDRAHLVDFDLREAEFDTKKALDEWIGDFIRPRIADAHEGEERRLAYVAFTRAKRHLWLGAELMGSRAVPDDPSPFLTEAIEALGLEVEIPEPADESAADRIETTPWPVPRTRQVAAAQRAAGWVDASPDVSLESLAEEPGVIGRFASQALRIGDRPESVSAAAMPDRLSATALVAWRRDPQGFRTQTLRPIPTSPSRAAEIGTTFHSWVEQHFGQSSIDIGEDESVRPIDAETIERLQATFSASEFATRRADHVEMSFELVLGRFRVPGKIDAVFITGDHAEVVDWKTSKKPDAAVLEVMKWQLALYRFAILRVHPEITEVTGTFYFVGSDEIVQFTDLPDEDDVVAWLEANDLG from the coding sequence ATGCGCTTCACCGCCGAGCGCCTTGCCGAGCTCACGGCTGCCGACCCTGCCCAGGCTTTCCCACCCAGCCCCGAGCAGAAGGTGATCATCGAAGCGGACCCCGCACAGTCGATGAAAGTCACTGCCGGGGCCGGTTCCGGAAAGACCACCGTCATCTCGCAGCGCGTGGTGTGGCTGGTCGCGAATGAGTACGTCTCTCCGGAAGAGATCCTCGGGCTGACCTTCACTCGCAAAGCCGTCGGTGAACTCGGCGGACGCATTCGCCTGCTGCTGTCCCGCCTGCGGCACAACCTCGGGCGCGGCCAGGACCTGTCCCTGCCCGGTCTCGACAACCCGACCGTGTCCACATACAACTCCTACGCCGCATCGATCGTCAGCGAACACGGGGTGAGCATCGGCATCGAACCCGAAACGGTCCTCCTGGATGACGCTGCAGCGCACACCATCGCAGGGAATCTCATCGATTCCACACCACCCGACGAGATCCCCGGAGACTTCTCACGCGAGACCATGATCGCCGACATCATCGCCTTGGCCGGGCAGATGAATGATCACGGTCGAGATGTCGACGAAGTCACGAACTATCTCGAGCAGTGCCTGGCCGCGCTGGTGTCCAGCAAAGGAAAACCCGTCGACCCCAACGGGCGACGGGCGAAGCTCGAAGCCAAGATCCGAACGGCTCGGCTAGCCGATGCCTATATGCGTGCGAAACGCCGCAACCTGGCCATGGATTTCTCCGACCAAGTGCGATTCGCTCAGCGCATCCTCGACGAGGTGCCGGCCGCAGCCGAGGCCGAAAGGGCCCGGTGGAAGATCGTCCTCCTCGACGAGTTCCAAGACACTTCGGTGGCTCAGCTGAAGCTCCTGCGCGATCTCTTCCATTCCACTGCCGTCACCGCGGTCGGCGATCCCCGCCAGGCCATCTACGGCTGGCGCGGTGCCAGTGCGGACAACATGGTCCGGTTCTCCTCGGATTTCCGCGATGTCGAATCCCTGTCTCTGAGCACGAGCTGGCGCAACGACCGGACGATCCTGCAGGCCGCCAATCGCATCGCCGCCGGACTCGCCGACAGCAATGAGTCCCCGCTGTCGGCCCGCGATGGAGCCGGAGACGGAGAAGTCAGCGTCGAGATCAACTCCGGTGCCCACGACCCTGATTTCCTCACCAACGGCCTGCGTGCACTCACGGAATGGTTCCGCACCGTCCCCGTAGGTTCGTCGAAAGCCGTGCTGTGTCGCAAACGCGCCCACTTCGCACCGGTTGCGGCGGCTTTGGAGGCCGCCGGGTTCGCTGTTCATGTCCATGGCTCCTCCGGGCTGCTGACCGACCCCTTCGTCGCCGATCTGCGTGCAGTGCTCACCGCTGCGGTCGATCCGATGGCCGGTGACGAGATTATGAGGCTCATCAGCGGACGGATGCTCGGCCTCGGCGCGGGCGACATTGCGGGACTGCAGGCCTTCACCCGTCGTCAGACGGAGAGGCGAGCCGCAGACAGGGCTGAACCGGCCACCGAGGATGTCATCGCCGAAGCCATCGACCAGGCGACGATCGTCGAGGGCATCGATGAACTCATCGAGGTCCAACGTGCTCTCGACCAGGGAGCGCGAACAGGTGCCGACAAAGGACTTGTCGCCGATTACGAGCAATCCGGTCTGAGCTCGGAGGCGCTGCATCGTCTGGTGCGGCTGGCACGCGCGCTGCGAGCCACCCGGTCGGGTACGGGCACCGTCGCCTCGATCATCCGCACCGCCATGTCAGAGACCGGAATTGATTCGGATATCTGGGGTCTCAGCGACTCCCCGCGCAATCTGCACCGAGCGTCCGTCGACGCGTTCCTGTCCGCGGCCAGCCAGTATTCGGCCACCGATGACAAACCCTCGATCACCGGCTTCCTGTCCTGGCTCAGCCTCATGGAAGCCCACGATGCCCTCAGTGTCGCTGAACCGACGACGGCAGCGGACGCGATCAACATCATGACCGTCCACGCCTCGAAGGGCCTGGAGTTCGACGCCGTCGCCGTTCCCTCCCTGGTGGTCAAGGACTTTCCGACCGAACCGCGGGACAAGGAAGGGTGGATGGACCGCACCGCCCTGCCGTACCCGCTGCGCGGTGACCGCGCTCATCTCGTCGACTTCGACCTGCGGGAAGCCGAATTCGATACGAAGAAGGCCCTGGACGAGTGGATCGGAGACTTCATCCGCCCACGGATCGCCGACGCGCACGAGGGGGAGGAGCGCCGCCTGGCCTATGTGGCATTCACCCGCGCCAAGAGGCATCTGTGGCTGGGAGCCGAACTGATGGGCTCACGCGCCGTCCCCGACGATCCCTCGCCCTTCCTCACCGAAGCGATCGAGGCCCTGGGGCTGGAGGTGGAAATTCCCGAACCGGCCGACGAATCGGCGGCGGACCGGATCGAGACCACCCCATGGCCGGTGCCCCGCACGAGGCAGGTTGCCGCCGCACAGCGCGCAGCAGGCTGGGTCGACGCGAGCCCGGACGTCAGCTTGGAGTCTCTGGCTGAAGAGCCGGGAGTGATCGGACGCTTCGCCTCTCAGGCCCTGCGCATCGGCGACCGCCCAGAATCCGTGTCCGCGGCGGCGATGCCCGATCGTCTGTCGGCGACGGCCCTGGTCGCCTGGCGACGGGACCCTCAGGGATTCCGTACGCAGACCCTCCGCCCGATCCCGACTTCGCCGAGCCGAGCGGCCGAGATCGGAACGACCTTCCATTCCTGGGTGGAACAGCATTTCGGTCAGTCGAGCATCGACATCGGCGAAGACGAATCGGTGCGACCGATCGACGCCGAGACGATCGAACGTCTGCAGGCGACGTTCTCAGCCTCCGAGTTCGCGACGCGTCGAGCCGACCATGTGGAGATGTCCTTCGAACTCGTCCTCGGCAGATTCCGGGTGCCGGGGAAGATCGATGCCGTCTTCATCACCGGGGATCATGCCGAAGTCGTGGATTGGAAGACGTCGAAGAAGCCCGATGCCGCAGTGCTCGAAGTGATGAAATGGCAGCTGGCGCTCTACCGGTTCGCGATTCTGCGCGTGCATCCGGAGATCACCGAGGTGACCGGGACGTTCTACTTCGTCGGCAGCGATGAGATCGTGCAGTTCACGGATCTTCCTGACGAGGACGACGTCGTCGCATGGCTGGAAGCCAACGATCTCGGCTGA
- a CDS encoding protein kinase family protein has product MDTKALKLTAIAATMLDGFVPTSWTPLPPLDAGVRVLLDDDDQQLVATAQTQLDRTADIGSSAEAGRIYDSMYPHADFVWPRLRAITEVDADYFDTTSPTTVTLADPLPGAPLGDVPIADTSRASSLAQALATLHSAAPEPVSDAGFPVEDPSRSQFLILERLDQAASTGRVPSSLLQHWEEEFEKVALWHFLATPIHGSLDETSVYTDQERVLALAEIGRLRVADPAIDLAAASALIDPAALPTFYEEYRNSRPHADEHVIARAELLAEFAVLDWLLEAVDSGDETAIEDAAELLRSFNEVLFGSTADDAAPAQGPTADSAAGSAGDAVSGKAASRDAQSSRGAQPATAAAGADSPDVEAAITETAAADVFIPGAQPAATGSDDDSEFDSEPGSQVRTEPTRDSDEGDNGEETGRIR; this is encoded by the coding sequence GTGGATACCAAGGCGCTCAAGTTGACTGCGATCGCGGCGACGATGCTCGACGGCTTCGTCCCGACCTCATGGACTCCCCTGCCGCCGTTGGACGCCGGAGTCAGAGTCCTGCTCGACGATGACGATCAGCAGCTCGTCGCAACGGCTCAGACCCAACTCGATCGGACCGCGGACATCGGCTCGTCTGCTGAGGCCGGACGCATCTACGATTCCATGTATCCGCATGCGGACTTCGTCTGGCCGCGCCTGCGGGCCATCACCGAGGTGGACGCCGACTACTTCGACACCACGTCTCCGACGACGGTGACGCTGGCCGATCCGCTGCCGGGTGCACCCCTGGGAGATGTGCCCATCGCCGACACCTCGCGGGCGAGTTCCTTGGCGCAGGCTCTGGCGACTCTGCATTCGGCAGCGCCCGAGCCCGTCTCCGATGCGGGCTTCCCGGTGGAGGATCCTTCGCGATCGCAGTTCCTCATCCTCGAACGTCTCGATCAGGCGGCGAGCACCGGTCGAGTGCCGTCGTCTCTGCTGCAGCACTGGGAAGAGGAATTCGAGAAGGTCGCGCTCTGGCACTTCCTCGCCACACCCATCCACGGCTCTCTCGATGAGACGAGCGTCTATACCGATCAGGAACGAGTGCTCGCTCTCGCGGAGATCGGTCGTCTGCGCGTCGCCGATCCGGCCATCGATCTGGCAGCGGCTTCTGCGCTGATCGATCCTGCCGCCCTGCCGACCTTCTACGAGGAATACCGCAACTCCCGGCCCCACGCGGATGAGCACGTCATCGCCCGTGCCGAGCTGTTGGCCGAATTCGCAGTGCTCGACTGGCTGCTCGAAGCCGTCGACTCCGGGGATGAGACGGCTATCGAGGATGCCGCCGAGCTCCTCCGTTCATTCAATGAGGTCCTCTTCGGCAGCACAGCCGATGACGCTGCACCCGCTCAGGGGCCGACCGCGGATTCCGCTGCCGGTTCTGCCGGCGATGCGGTCTCTGGCAAAGCCGCCTCTCGTGATGCACAGAGCTCTCGCGGTGCACAGCCAGCGACGGCAGCGGCAGGAGCCGACTCCCCCGACGTCGAAGCCGCGATCACAGAGACCGCAGCCGCCGATGTGTTCATTCCCGGAGCTCAACCCGCGGCAACAGGCTCAGATGACGATTCAGAGTTCGACTCCGAGCCGGGATCGCAGGTGCGGACCGAACCGACTCGGGACTCCGACGAAGGTGATAACGGGGAAGAGACCGGCCGGATCCGCTGA
- the nudC gene encoding NAD(+) diphosphatase, giving the protein MKPLPPVQPISLARHGIDRDHLTRGQDGDLSEIWTSGARAVFEHRGTLLVAGGGLFLTDREQVPERQTEVYLGRDPQGTRYIGVSLDDDGRSHIDARLDASRARDASDQLTAPGEGIDSSEPVWLPLRHLAEALDDVQVSLACEIVGLGNWHRAHRFSPRTGTPTTPVLGGWVRRDPETGSEHFPRTDPAVIVVIVNTDEDGVERVLLGNNAAWESDRYSLLAGFVEPGETLEHAVIREIWEEAHLEVTEPRYLGSQPWPFPCSLMLGFSAVAPSRDFAADEAEIASLRWFTREELKDAIASSEVRAPSTISIAGQLLHSWLDNA; this is encoded by the coding sequence ATGAAGCCATTGCCTCCAGTGCAGCCGATCAGTCTCGCCCGACACGGAATCGATCGGGACCATCTGACTCGGGGCCAGGACGGAGACCTCAGCGAGATCTGGACCTCAGGGGCCCGAGCCGTCTTCGAACATCGCGGGACGCTGCTCGTCGCCGGCGGCGGACTGTTCCTGACGGACCGCGAACAGGTTCCGGAAAGACAGACGGAGGTCTACCTCGGTCGTGATCCGCAGGGCACCCGTTATATCGGAGTGTCCCTGGACGACGACGGTCGCAGCCACATCGATGCCCGACTGGACGCTTCACGCGCCCGGGACGCCTCCGACCAGCTCACCGCGCCGGGCGAGGGCATCGACAGTTCCGAACCTGTCTGGCTGCCCCTGCGTCACCTCGCCGAGGCTCTCGACGATGTGCAGGTCTCCCTGGCCTGTGAGATCGTCGGCTTGGGAAACTGGCATCGCGCTCACCGATTCTCACCGCGCACCGGCACCCCGACCACTCCCGTCCTGGGCGGATGGGTCCGCCGCGACCCGGAGACCGGAAGCGAACACTTTCCCCGCACCGATCCTGCCGTCATCGTCGTCATCGTCAACACCGATGAGGACGGTGTCGAGCGTGTCCTGTTGGGCAACAACGCCGCGTGGGAGTCCGATCGGTATTCGCTCTTGGCCGGATTCGTCGAACCGGGGGAGACGCTCGAACACGCCGTGATTCGCGAGATCTGGGAAGAAGCTCACCTCGAAGTCACCGAACCGCGGTATCTGGGCTCCCAGCCGTGGCCGTTTCCCTGCTCGCTCATGCTCGGCTTCTCGGCAGTCGCTCCCAGCCGCGACTTCGCCGCTGACGAAGCGGAGATCGCCTCCCTGCGCTGGTTCACCCGGGAGGAGCTGAAGGACGCCATTGCCAGTAGTGAGGTGCGCGCCCCGTCGACGATCTCCATCGCCGGTCAGCTCCTGCACAGCTGGTTGGACAACGCATGA
- a CDS encoding ATP-dependent DNA helicase UvrD2: protein MNASATALLEALDDEQRAVATHFDSPVIVLAGAGTGKTRAMTHRIAYGIASEVFPANHVLALTFTAKAAGEMRSRLRGLGVPAVQARTFHSAALRQLRFFWDRFAEGDFPRIIENKAGIIGSVMQSLGLETSRELTRDVASEIEFAASSLLGVEDYATKAAARDLPGQLSVEDMVRIFEAYGEAKTRGRLLDFDDVLLVLSGVLAEYPAIAAEIREQYRHFVVDEFQDVSPLQYDVLSRWLGPRDNLCVVGDPAQTIYTFAGADASLLGSLSTSMPEARTIRLVRNYRSSQAIVSTANNLLRHTSRTALTLRTDNPMGRQPRMVEYPTDEAEATGVVQAISAEIQAGRRPRNIAVLFRTNGQSPSYEQALAAAGIPYVLRGGERFFARKEVKEAVLMLKAARATSSGQRLPEAVMEVLGSLGFTREPPAAGAGRQRWESLKALVDLAEEHQHGQELPVPMEVFLDDLSDRAEHQFAPDIEGVTLASFHAAKGLEWDSVHLVGLSEGLLPISYAQTPRAIAEERRLFYVALTRAGTDLRMSWSLARFDSKQKPRRSSRFLTELGQSGPTMGDGRAPSSSATLNRCSSCGRALVSQVDRAVGRCSNCPADIDLELLDRLRRWRVRIGMEQGLPPYLVLTDTSLSVIAEVRPRSLDELARVPGIGATKLELYGANLLGLLGD from the coding sequence ATGAACGCTTCGGCCACGGCCCTGCTCGAGGCCCTGGACGATGAACAGCGTGCTGTCGCCACCCACTTCGACTCTCCGGTGATCGTCCTCGCCGGTGCGGGCACAGGCAAGACCCGCGCCATGACGCACCGGATCGCCTATGGAATCGCCTCCGAGGTGTTCCCGGCCAACCATGTCCTCGCTCTGACCTTCACAGCGAAAGCAGCGGGGGAGATGCGTTCACGACTGCGCGGTCTCGGAGTTCCTGCGGTTCAGGCGCGCACGTTCCACTCCGCGGCGCTGCGTCAGCTGCGGTTCTTCTGGGACCGATTCGCCGAGGGAGATTTTCCGCGGATCATCGAGAACAAGGCGGGCATCATCGGCTCGGTCATGCAGAGTCTCGGGCTGGAGACCAGCCGGGAGCTGACCAGGGACGTCGCGTCGGAGATCGAGTTCGCGGCTTCTTCCCTGCTCGGTGTCGAAGACTATGCGACGAAGGCGGCGGCCCGGGACCTCCCCGGCCAGCTGAGTGTCGAGGACATGGTTCGGATCTTCGAAGCCTACGGGGAGGCGAAGACGCGAGGACGGCTGCTCGACTTCGACGATGTGCTCCTCGTGCTGTCGGGTGTTCTGGCCGAGTATCCTGCCATCGCAGCCGAGATCCGCGAACAGTACAGACACTTCGTCGTCGACGAATTCCAAGACGTCTCGCCGCTCCAATACGATGTGCTCTCCCGGTGGCTGGGCCCCCGTGACAATCTCTGTGTCGTCGGTGATCCCGCCCAGACGATCTATACCTTCGCCGGAGCCGACGCGAGTCTGCTCGGATCGCTGAGCACCTCGATGCCCGAGGCCAGAACGATCCGATTGGTGCGCAACTACCGGTCGTCCCAGGCCATCGTGTCCACGGCGAACAATCTGCTGCGGCACACCTCGCGGACCGCGCTGACTCTGCGGACCGACAACCCCATGGGCCGTCAGCCGCGCATGGTGGAGTATCCGACCGACGAGGCCGAGGCCACCGGAGTGGTCCAAGCAATCTCCGCCGAGATCCAGGCAGGACGGCGTCCTCGCAACATCGCGGTCCTCTTCCGCACCAACGGGCAGAGCCCGTCCTACGAGCAGGCGCTGGCCGCAGCCGGAATCCCCTACGTGCTGCGTGGCGGAGAGCGCTTCTTCGCTCGCAAAGAAGTCAAAGAAGCCGTGCTCATGCTCAAAGCCGCACGAGCGACCTCGAGCGGTCAGCGTCTGCCAGAAGCTGTGATGGAGGTCCTCGGTTCACTCGGCTTCACTCGTGAGCCGCCTGCGGCCGGAGCCGGCAGGCAGCGCTGGGAATCGCTCAAAGCTCTCGTCGACCTCGCCGAAGAACATCAGCACGGTCAGGAGCTGCCCGTGCCGATGGAGGTCTTCCTAGACGATCTGTCGGATCGTGCCGAGCATCAGTTCGCCCCGGACATCGAAGGCGTCACTCTGGCGTCCTTCCACGCCGCGAAGGGCTTGGAATGGGACAGCGTGCACCTGGTGGGCCTCAGCGAAGGATTGCTGCCCATCAGCTACGCCCAGACACCGAGAGCCATCGCCGAGGAGCGGCGTCTGTTCTATGTGGCACTGACTCGTGCCGGCACAGACCTGCGGATGAGCTGGTCGCTGGCCAGGTTCGATTCGAAGCAGAAGCCGCGGAGATCCTCGCGCTTCCTCACCGAACTCGGGCAGTCCGGGCCGACGATGGGGGACGGTCGCGCACCGTCGAGCTCTGCGACTCTCAACCGCTGCAGCAGCTGCGGGCGGGCATTGGTCTCACAGGTCGATCGTGCCGTCGGACGATGCTCTAACTGTCCTGCCGACATCGACCTCGAGCTGTTGGACCGTCTGCGCCGGTGGAGGGTTCGGATCGGAATGGAGCAGGGGCTGCCGCCCTACCTCGTGCTCACGGACACCTCGCTGTCGGTCATCGCAGAGGTTCGGCCGCGCAGCCTCGACGAACTCGCTCGGGTCCCCGGGATCGGTGCGACCAAACTCGAACTCTACGGAGCGAACCTACTGGGCCTGCTCGGCGACTGA
- a CDS encoding M48 metallopeptidase family protein, producing the protein MSRAQRWSEEEVLRAIARGEIEVRRSARRKKTVAVSKEIETYVLRTPARYSVEHNIRSLTDLFNRLSARDHSSDADLVELADEMSRRYFSGKLRPASIRWVTNQNVSRWASTTTSTGDIRISHRLQSVPRWVLETVVVHELVHLQIGPHSKEFHALADRHPQQSDAKLYLEGFSDGERFSRGS; encoded by the coding sequence GTGAGCAGAGCACAGCGGTGGAGTGAAGAAGAAGTGCTGAGGGCGATCGCCCGGGGCGAGATCGAAGTGCGCCGATCGGCGCGGCGGAAGAAGACCGTCGCGGTCTCGAAGGAGATCGAGACCTACGTGCTGCGCACTCCCGCGCGCTACAGCGTGGAACACAACATCCGATCGCTGACGGACCTGTTCAATCGTCTCTCCGCCCGTGACCATTCCTCGGACGCCGATCTCGTCGAACTGGCCGACGAGATGAGCCGACGGTACTTCAGTGGGAAGCTGCGGCCGGCGTCGATCCGCTGGGTGACGAATCAGAATGTCAGCAGGTGGGCATCGACGACGACATCGACGGGTGATATCCGCATCTCCCACCGTCTGCAGTCAGTGCCCCGCTGGGTGTTGGAGACCGTGGTGGTCCATGAGCTCGTCCACCTTCAGATCGGCCCGCATTCGAAGGAATTCCATGCCTTGGCCGATCGTCATCCGCAGCAGTCGGACGCGAAGCTCTATCTCGAAGGCTTCAGCGACGGAGAGCGATTCAGTCGCGGGAGCTGA
- a CDS encoding NUDIX hydrolase gives MIDLDTARREVERGPQNTFSASFAELFDRQGADSLRRSSGEHHVTASCLVIDPAAEAVLLNHHRKAGLWGQFGGHLEPADTSLRDAARREAEEESGLRPLARITAAPIDLHVHDLSAAFGTCTRHFDVIFAAQASTDDSPHVSDESFDVAWFRLDRLPDDLMPDLPDRLPGLFRSAAAALSSRD, from the coding sequence ATGATCGATCTCGACACCGCCCGACGGGAAGTGGAGCGCGGACCGCAGAATACATTCTCCGCGTCGTTCGCAGAGCTCTTCGACCGGCAGGGTGCCGATTCCCTGCGCCGCTCCAGCGGCGAGCACCACGTCACCGCCAGCTGCCTGGTCATCGACCCGGCTGCCGAGGCGGTTCTGCTCAACCACCACCGGAAGGCTGGCCTGTGGGGTCAGTTCGGCGGCCACCTCGAACCTGCCGACACCTCACTCCGTGATGCCGCGCGCCGAGAGGCTGAAGAGGAAAGCGGTCTGCGGCCGCTTGCCCGCATCACAGCGGCCCCGATCGATCTGCATGTGCACGACCTGTCGGCCGCGTTCGGGACCTGCACCCGTCATTTCGACGTCATCTTCGCCGCGCAGGCATCGACTGATGATTCGCCACATGTGTCGGATGAGTCCTTCGACGTCGCGTGGTTCCGGCTCGATCGGCTGCCCGATGACCTCATGCCCGATCTGCCGGACCGGCTGCCCGGCCTCTTCCGCTCAGCCGCGGCAGCGCTCAGCTCCCGCGACTGA
- a CDS encoding zinc-dependent metalloprotease has translation MTDDNNNEQNPFEQIFGMLFGANGPGSGQGDDKNSSGMPQGFPIDPAMMSTIMSQMQGLFGQGADPQAQAVSIAQKAVPTPDPAVSDDSERATTDAFRLAELWLAEATDLSVANRSARPLRRADWVKETMPGWQKFVLPIKENMSSALTDTLESQVPAEMKGILAGASSMFGSMSDSMFAMQIGQAVGALSESVLTGTEVGLPLLPYDTAVVIEKNVETFASEIDVDVSEVRIYLAAQELAHLALFERAPWLSAQVETALTRYAQGLKVDTSQIEDMASNIDPSNISDLSDNIRQGLFNPPTTEDQKKALTSLENLLAVIAGWVDVVVYEACKHLPGRDQVREALRRRRATAGPAEKTFSTLVGLQFNPRRLRDAAALFAYLETQGGAKARDRVFSHPDLLPTTQDLDDPLGYSERRHAEWTNESSIDEALSRILAEGLDGAGGSDAESTDSSEDSGSDDSGSTDEDSSDDPDDR, from the coding sequence ATGACCGATGACAACAACAACGAGCAGAATCCGTTCGAGCAGATCTTCGGAATGCTCTTCGGCGCCAATGGTCCCGGATCCGGTCAGGGAGACGACAAGAACAGTTCGGGCATGCCGCAGGGCTTCCCGATCGATCCGGCGATGATGTCCACGATCATGAGCCAGATGCAGGGGCTCTTCGGCCAGGGTGCCGACCCGCAGGCGCAGGCCGTGTCGATCGCGCAGAAGGCCGTGCCCACTCCCGACCCCGCAGTGTCCGACGACTCCGAACGAGCCACGACCGATGCGTTCCGTCTGGCCGAACTCTGGCTGGCAGAGGCCACCGACTTGTCCGTCGCCAACCGCTCCGCTCGTCCCCTGCGCCGCGCCGATTGGGTCAAGGAGACGATGCCCGGCTGGCAGAAGTTCGTGCTGCCCATCAAGGAGAACATGTCCTCGGCACTGACCGATACGTTGGAGTCCCAGGTCCCGGCCGAGATGAAGGGCATCCTCGCGGGTGCTTCGTCCATGTTCGGTTCGATGAGCGATTCGATGTTCGCCATGCAGATCGGACAGGCCGTCGGTGCGCTGTCCGAAAGCGTCCTCACCGGCACCGAGGTGGGACTGCCCCTGCTCCCCTACGACACCGCCGTGGTCATCGAGAAGAACGTCGAAACGTTCGCTTCGGAGATCGATGTCGACGTCTCCGAGGTCCGCATCTACCTCGCGGCTCAGGAGCTCGCCCACCTGGCGCTGTTCGAGCGCGCACCGTGGCTGAGTGCCCAGGTGGAGACGGCCCTGACTCGCTATGCGCAGGGACTGAAGGTCGACACCTCGCAGATCGAGGACATGGCATCGAACATCGATCCCTCGAACATCTCCGACCTCAGCGACAACATCCGCCAGGGACTGTTCAACCCGCCGACGACAGAGGACCAGAAGAAGGCGCTGACGTCCTTGGAGAACCTCCTCGCCGTCATCGCCGGCTGGGTCGACGTCGTCGTCTACGAGGCCTGCAAGCATCTGCCCGGCCGCGATCAGGTCCGCGAGGCTCTGCGCCGTCGCCGGGCAACCGCGGGACCGGCGGAGAAGACCTTCTCCACTCTCGTGGGTCTCCAGTTCAATCCCCGTCGCCTTCGCGATGCGGCTGCGCTGTTCGCCTACCTCGAGACGCAAGGCGGGGCCAAAGCCCGCGATCGTGTGTTCTCTCACCCGGATCTGCTGCCGACCACACAGGACCTCGATGACCCACTGGGATACTCCGAGCGTCGTCATGCCGAGTGGACCAATGAGTCGAGCATCGATGAGGCGTTGTCACGCATCCTCGCCGAGGGCCTCGACGGGGCCGGCGGCAGCGACGCCGAATCGACCGACAGTTCAGAGGATTCGGGATCTGATGACTCCGGATCGACTGACGAAGACAGCTCCGACGATCCCGACGATCGCTGA